In a single window of the Streptomyces sp. NBC_00285 genome:
- a CDS encoding maltokinase N-terminal cap-like domain-containing protein, whose protein sequence is MSEAVTRTATTSPGLLASLDPLLREWLPRQRWFAGKGRPVTGFSLVAATELLPPTAKLGLYHLLVRAHQPLVVGAPPHPGDCYQLLIGVREALPPRLAPALIGHVEEGPLAGGTAYDALHDPLPAELLLEAIRTGARIGGLRFERDPHQEIRDGLVARVLTGEQSNSSIVFGDTFILKLLRRVVPGVNPDLELPLALARQGCPRVPAPAGWLRAELDKEPYTLGVLQPFVQGASDGWELALRELAKGEDFSAEAHALGRATAEVHTALADALPTVTLGPQQLRLLVDGMTERLEAAVQAVPALRPYAPGLRSAFTALGDLAAEGNTWTAQRIHGDLHLGQCLRSASGQWSLIDFEGEPSKPLSERRLPQPPARDIAGMLRSFDYAAHSTDLPVPGWAEACRAAYCSGYAEVSGVDPRTDPVLLRAYETDKAVYEVVYEARHRPDWLPVPMSAVARYAANDPM, encoded by the coding sequence ATGTCGGAAGCCGTCACCCGCACCGCCACGACAAGTCCAGGCCTCCTCGCCTCACTCGATCCGCTGCTGCGCGAGTGGCTGCCACGGCAGCGCTGGTTCGCGGGCAAGGGTCGGCCGGTCACCGGGTTCTCGTTGGTCGCGGCCACCGAGCTGCTGCCACCGACGGCCAAGCTCGGCCTGTACCACCTGCTGGTCCGCGCCCACCAGCCGCTCGTCGTGGGCGCCCCGCCGCACCCCGGCGACTGCTACCAGCTCCTCATAGGCGTGCGCGAGGCGCTGCCGCCCCGGCTGGCGCCCGCGCTGATCGGCCATGTCGAGGAGGGTCCGCTCGCCGGCGGCACCGCGTACGACGCACTCCACGACCCCCTGCCCGCCGAACTGCTCCTGGAAGCGATCCGCACCGGAGCCCGGATCGGCGGGCTCCGTTTCGAGCGGGACCCGCACCAGGAGATCCGGGACGGACTGGTGGCTCGGGTGCTGACCGGCGAGCAGTCCAATTCGTCGATCGTCTTTGGAGATACGTTCATCCTGAAGCTCCTGCGCCGGGTCGTGCCCGGCGTCAACCCGGACCTGGAGCTCCCGCTGGCGCTGGCCCGTCAGGGCTGCCCCCGGGTGCCCGCGCCAGCGGGGTGGCTGCGGGCGGAGCTGGACAAGGAGCCGTACACCCTCGGCGTGCTCCAGCCTTTCGTACAGGGCGCGTCCGACGGCTGGGAGCTGGCCCTGCGGGAGCTGGCCAAGGGTGAGGACTTCAGCGCCGAGGCGCACGCGCTCGGGCGGGCCACCGCCGAGGTGCACACCGCGCTCGCCGACGCGCTGCCCACCGTGACGCTCGGCCCTCAGCAGCTGCGTCTGCTCGTCGACGGCATGACCGAGCGGCTGGAGGCGGCCGTACAGGCGGTCCCCGCGCTACGGCCGTACGCGCCCGGCCTGCGCTCCGCGTTCACCGCGCTGGGCGATCTGGCCGCCGAGGGCAACACCTGGACCGCGCAGCGGATCCACGGCGATCTGCACCTCGGGCAGTGTCTGCGCTCGGCCTCCGGACAGTGGTCGCTGATCGACTTCGAGGGCGAACCGTCCAAGCCGCTCTCCGAACGCCGGCTGCCGCAGCCCCCGGCCCGGGACATCGCGGGCATGCTGCGCTCCTTCGACTACGCGGCGCACTCGACGGATCTTCCGGTACCGGGCTGGGCCGAGGCGTGCCGGGCGGCGTACTGTTCCGGATACGCCGAGGTCAGCGGTGTGGACCCGCGGACGGATCCGGTACTGCTGCGCGCCTACGAGACCGACAAGGCGGTCTACGAGGTCGTCTACGAGGCCCGGCACCGCCCGGACTGGCTGCCGGTGCCGATGTCCGCGGTGGCGCGGTACGCAGCGAACGACCCGATGTGA
- the treS gene encoding maltose alpha-D-glucosyltransferase: MIVNEPVPDTFEDTPAKDRDPDWFKRAVFYEVLVRSFQDSNGDGIGDLKGITAKLDYLQWLGIDCLWLPPFFKSPLRDGGYDVSDYTAVLPEFGDLADFVEFVDAAHQRGMRVIIDFVMNHTSDQHPWFQESRANPDGPYGDYYTWADDDKQFPDARIIFVDTEASNWTFDPVRKQYYWHRFFSHQPDLNYENPAVQEEMISALRFWLDLGIDGFRLDAVPYLYQEEGTNCENLPATHEFLKRVRKEIDASYPDTVVLAEANQWPEDVVDYFGDYESGGDECHMAFHFPVMPRIFMAVRRESRYPVSEILAKTPAIPSNCQWGIFLRNHDELTLEMVSDEERDYMWAEYAKDPRMRANIGIRRRLAPLLDNDRNQIELFTALLLSLPGSPILYYGDEIGMGDNIWLGDRDAVRTPMQWTPDRNAGFSSCDPGRLSLPTIMDPVYGYQVTNVEASMASPSSLLHWTRRMIEIRKQNPAFGLGSFTELPSSNPAVLAFLREYEDDLVLCVHNFSRFAQPTELDLSTFNGRHPVELFGGVRFPAVGDLPYLLTLGGHGFYWFRLRKEGA; encoded by the coding sequence ATGATCGTCAACGAGCCCGTCCCGGACACCTTCGAGGACACCCCCGCCAAGGACCGCGACCCCGACTGGTTCAAACGAGCCGTCTTCTACGAGGTCCTGGTCCGTTCCTTCCAGGACAGCAACGGCGACGGCATCGGCGACCTCAAGGGCATCACCGCCAAGCTGGACTACCTCCAGTGGCTGGGCATCGACTGCCTGTGGCTGCCGCCGTTCTTCAAGTCACCGCTGCGCGACGGCGGCTACGACGTCTCCGACTACACCGCCGTGCTGCCGGAGTTCGGTGACCTCGCCGACTTCGTGGAGTTCGTCGACGCCGCCCACCAGCGCGGCATGCGCGTGATCATCGACTTCGTCATGAACCACACCAGCGACCAGCACCCGTGGTTCCAGGAGTCCCGCGCCAACCCCGACGGCCCCTACGGCGACTACTACACGTGGGCCGACGACGACAAGCAGTTCCCGGACGCGCGGATCATCTTCGTCGACACCGAGGCCTCCAACTGGACCTTCGACCCGGTCCGCAAGCAGTACTACTGGCACCGCTTCTTCTCCCACCAGCCGGACCTCAACTACGAGAACCCGGCCGTCCAGGAGGAGATGATCTCGGCCCTGCGCTTCTGGCTGGACCTGGGGATCGACGGCTTCCGCCTCGACGCCGTGCCGTACCTGTACCAGGAGGAAGGCACCAACTGCGAAAACCTTCCGGCAACCCATGAGTTCCTGAAGCGGGTCCGCAAGGAGATCGACGCCTCCTACCCGGACACGGTGGTCCTGGCGGAGGCGAACCAGTGGCCGGAGGACGTCGTCGACTACTTCGGCGACTACGAGTCCGGCGGCGACGAATGCCACATGGCCTTCCACTTCCCCGTCATGCCCCGCATCTTCATGGCCGTCCGCCGCGAGTCGCGCTACCCCGTCTCGGAGATCCTCGCCAAGACCCCCGCGATCCCCTCCAACTGCCAGTGGGGCATCTTCCTGCGCAACCACGACGAGCTCACCCTCGAAATGGTCAGCGACGAGGAACGCGACTACATGTGGGCCGAATACGCCAAGGACCCGCGGATGCGCGCCAACATCGGCATCCGCCGGCGGCTGGCCCCCCTGCTCGACAACGACCGCAACCAGATCGAGCTCTTCACCGCCCTGCTCCTGTCCCTGCCCGGCTCGCCGATCCTCTACTACGGCGACGAGATCGGCATGGGCGACAACATCTGGCTCGGCGACCGCGACGCCGTACGCACCCCCATGCAGTGGACACCGGACCGTAACGCGGGTTTTTCGTCCTGTGACCCCGGGCGGCTGTCCCTGCCGACCATCATGGACCCGGTCTACGGTTACCAGGTCACCAACGTCGAGGCGTCGATGGCGTCGCCCTCTTCGTTGCTGCACTGGACCCGCCGGATGATCGAGATCCGCAAGCAGAACCCGGCCTTCGGGCTCGGGTCCTTCACCGAGCTGCCGTCCTCCAACCCCGCGGTGCTGGCCTTTCTGCGGGAGTACGAGGACGACCTGGTCCTGTGCGTGCACAACTTCTCCCGGTTCGCGCAGCCGACGGAACTGGATCTGAGCACCTTCAACGGACGGCACCCGGTGGAGTTGTTCGGCGGGGTGCGCTTCCCGGCGGTCGGTGACCTGCCGTATCTGCTGACCCTCGGCGGGCACGGCTTCTACTGGTTCCGGCTGCGCAAGGAAGGCGCCTAG
- a CDS encoding alpha-1,4-glucan--maltose-1-phosphate maltosyltransferase, producing the protein MPAKHHPSAPPTSSTEAPPTRPVDTGPPPRERSSTAAVRTPAVGRIPVLDVRPVVQRGRRPAKAVTGETFEISATVFREGHDAVAANVVVKDPEGRAGPWTPMRELTPGTDRWGATVTAGAPGLWTFAVEAWGDPVTTWRHHAQIKIPAGMDTELVLEDGARLYERAAAGVPDDGRGTVILAAISALRDDTRPAAARLAAALTPEVDAVLARYPLRELITASETLPLLVERERALFGSWYEFFPRSEGTPERPHGTFRSAARRLPAIAAMGFDVVYLPPIHPIGTTFRKGRNNTLSAGPEDVGVPWAIGSPEGGHDAVHPDLGTIEDFDRFVRQAGEQGLEIALDFALQCSPDHPWVHKHPEWFHHRADGTIAYAENPPKKYQDIYPIAFDADLDGLVAETVRVLRHWMDHGVRIFRVDNPHTKPVVFWERVIADINATGPDVIFLAEAFTRPAMMHTLAQIGFQQSYTYFTWRTTKEELTEYLTELSGEAASYMRPNFFANTPDILPGHLQHGGRPAFALRAVLAATLSPTWGIYSGYELAENTPLRAGGEEYLDSEKYQLKTRDWDSDDSLAPLITQLNTIRRDSPALRQLRDLHFHHTDKDSVIAYSKRSGSNTVLVVVNLDPHHTQEATVSLDMPQLGLDWHESVPVRDELTGENYHWGRANYVRLEPGTRPAHILTVLRPSTPQIGGSPTT; encoded by the coding sequence ATGCCCGCCAAGCACCACCCGTCGGCACCCCCGACCTCCAGCACCGAAGCACCCCCCACGCGCCCCGTCGACACCGGGCCACCGCCCCGGGAGCGATCCTCCACGGCAGCGGTCCGGACCCCGGCCGTCGGGCGCATACCCGTCCTCGACGTCCGCCCGGTCGTCCAGCGCGGACGCCGGCCCGCCAAGGCGGTCACCGGCGAGACGTTCGAGATCTCGGCCACCGTGTTCCGTGAGGGCCATGACGCGGTCGCCGCCAACGTCGTGGTGAAGGACCCGGAAGGCCGCGCCGGGCCGTGGACGCCGATGCGGGAGCTCACCCCGGGCACCGACCGCTGGGGTGCCACCGTCACCGCCGGCGCACCCGGCCTGTGGACCTTCGCCGTCGAGGCCTGGGGCGACCCGGTGACCACCTGGCGGCACCACGCCCAGATCAAGATCCCCGCGGGCATGGACACCGAACTGGTCCTGGAGGACGGCGCCCGGCTCTACGAGCGGGCCGCGGCCGGCGTCCCCGACGACGGCCGGGGCACCGTGATCCTCGCTGCCATCAGCGCCCTGCGGGACGACACCCGGCCCGCCGCGGCCCGCCTCGCCGCCGCCTTGACGCCCGAGGTCGACGCGGTGCTGGCGCGGTATCCGTTGCGGGAGTTGATCACGGCGTCGGAGACGTTGCCGCTGCTGGTGGAGCGGGAGCGGGCGTTGTTCGGCTCGTGGTACGAGTTCTTCCCGCGGTCCGAGGGCACGCCCGAGCGGCCGCACGGCACGTTCCGTTCGGCGGCCAGGCGGCTGCCGGCGATCGCCGCGATGGGCTTCGACGTGGTGTATCTGCCGCCGATCCACCCGATCGGCACCACGTTCCGCAAGGGCCGCAACAACACCCTGTCCGCGGGTCCCGAGGATGTCGGGGTGCCGTGGGCGATCGGTTCGCCGGAGGGCGGCCACGACGCGGTCCACCCGGACCTGGGCACGATCGAGGACTTCGACCGGTTCGTCCGGCAGGCCGGCGAGCAGGGTCTGGAGATCGCGCTGGACTTCGCCCTGCAGTGCTCCCCGGACCATCCGTGGGTGCACAAGCACCCGGAGTGGTTCCACCACCGCGCCGACGGCACCATCGCCTATGCGGAGAACCCGCCGAAGAAGTACCAGGACATCTATCCGATCGCCTTCGACGCCGATCTGGACGGGCTGGTCGCCGAGACCGTGCGGGTGCTGCGGCACTGGATGGACCACGGGGTGCGGATCTTCCGGGTGGACAACCCGCACACCAAGCCGGTCGTCTTCTGGGAACGCGTGATCGCCGACATCAACGCCACCGGTCCCGACGTGATCTTCCTGGCGGAGGCGTTCACCAGGCCGGCGATGATGCACACGCTGGCGCAGATCGGCTTCCAGCAGTCCTACACGTACTTCACCTGGCGCACCACCAAGGAAGAACTCACCGAGTACCTCACCGAGCTGTCGGGTGAGGCGGCCTCCTATATGCGGCCGAACTTCTTCGCCAACACCCCCGACATCCTGCCCGGGCACCTGCAGCACGGCGGCCGGCCCGCGTTCGCGCTGCGCGCGGTGCTGGCCGCGACCCTCTCACCGACCTGGGGCATCTACTCCGGCTACGAACTCGCCGAGAACACCCCGCTGCGCGCGGGCGGCGAGGAATACCTCGACTCCGAGAAGTACCAGCTCAAGACCCGCGACTGGGACAGCGACGACTCCCTCGCCCCCCTCATCACCCAGCTCAACACCATCAGGCGGGACAGCCCGGCCCTGCGGCAGCTGCGTGATCTCCACTTCCACCACACGGACAAGGATTCGGTGATCGCGTACTCGAAGCGGAGCGGCTCGAACACGGTTCTGGTGGTCGTGAACCTCGACCCGCACCACACCCAGGAGGCGACGGTCTCGTTGGACATGCCGCAACTCGGCCTGGACTGGCACGAGTCGGTACCGGTGCGCGACGAGCTCACTGGTGAGAACTATCACTGGGGCAGGGCGAATTACGTGCGTCTCGAACCGGGCACTCGTCCCGCGCACATCCTCACCGTCCTGCGACCGTCCACCCCGCAGATCGGAGGGTCACCCACCACATGA
- a CDS encoding S8 family peptidase yields MARTRYRRLRRLGGLTAVSCTAVLSAMTLPAHAAPEGRISGAGEPGSVSGSYLVTLKGGTRAASTAGKSLAEKYGARISHTYGTVLNGYAVGADERQARRLAADPRVASVVQDTRVTLERTQKNPPSWGLDRLDQPRLPLDRSFTGPRSAGAGSTVYVIDTGIRISHRDFGGRASYGWDFVGNDRSAGDGNGHGTHVAATAVGAGYGVAKQAKVVAVRVLDNAGSGTITQVIAGIDWVTRNARKPAVANLSLGGRHNDQLDAAVRNSIASGVTYAVAAGNVGQPAALHSPADVPQAITVGATDAKDARASFSNYGPAVDLFAPGVAITSAGITGDTARATYSGTSMAAPHAAGAAALYLADHPRATPAQVGRALVNLAASGKVSWRGPGSPDKLLQTPGSQ; encoded by the coding sequence ATGGCACGGACGCGATATCGGCGTCTGCGCCGGCTGGGGGGGCTGACCGCGGTGAGCTGTACCGCCGTGCTTTCGGCCATGACCCTGCCCGCGCACGCCGCACCGGAGGGACGGATATCCGGCGCCGGGGAGCCCGGCTCCGTCAGCGGGAGTTACCTGGTGACACTCAAGGGGGGAACAAGGGCCGCGTCGACGGCCGGAAAGAGCCTCGCCGAGAAGTACGGGGCGAGAATCAGCCATACCTACGGCACGGTACTCAACGGCTACGCGGTCGGGGCCGACGAGAGACAGGCCCGGCGGCTGGCGGCGGACCCACGGGTCGCCTCGGTCGTGCAGGACACCCGGGTGACACTGGAGCGCACCCAGAAGAACCCGCCGTCCTGGGGTCTGGACCGTCTCGACCAGCCGAGGCTGCCCCTGGACAGATCCTTCACCGGCCCACGGTCCGCGGGCGCCGGATCGACGGTGTACGTGATCGACACCGGCATCCGGATCTCGCACCGCGACTTCGGGGGCAGGGCTAGCTACGGCTGGGACTTCGTCGGGAACGACAGGTCCGCCGGCGACGGCAACGGCCACGGCACCCATGTGGCGGCCACCGCCGTCGGCGCCGGGTACGGCGTCGCCAAGCAGGCCAAGGTCGTCGCCGTGCGCGTCCTCGACAACGCCGGCTCGGGCACGATCACGCAGGTCATCGCCGGTATCGACTGGGTGACGAGGAACGCGCGGAAACCGGCGGTCGCCAACCTCAGCCTGGGCGGCCGCCACAACGACCAGCTGGACGCCGCCGTACGCAACTCGATCGCGTCCGGGGTGACCTACGCGGTCGCGGCGGGCAACGTCGGACAGCCGGCCGCGCTCCACTCGCCCGCCGACGTGCCGCAGGCGATCACGGTCGGCGCGACCGACGCGAAGGACGCACGGGCCTCTTTCTCCAACTACGGCCCGGCCGTCGACCTGTTCGCGCCCGGAGTCGCGATCACCTCGGCGGGCATCACCGGCGACACCGCCCGCGCGACCTATTCCGGTACGTCGATGGCGGCCCCGCATGCCGCGGGGGCGGCCGCGCTGTATCTGGCCGACCATCCGAGGGCCACTCCGGCGCAGGTGGGCAGAGCCCTGGTGAACCTGGCGGCATCCGGGAAGGTGTCCTGGCGGGGGCCGGGATCACCGGACAAACTCCTCCAGACACCCGGCTCACAGTGA
- the glgP gene encoding alpha-glucan family phosphorylase: protein MKAIRRFTVRPVLPEVLRPLSDLARNLRWSWHAETRDLFQSVDPEHWAASGGDPVRLLGSVGPVRLAELAGDGDFLRRLTAVADDLDDYVTGERWYQAHTGELPAAVAYFSPEFGVTAALPQYSGGLGILAGDHLKAASDLGVPLIGVGLLYRHGYFRQSLSRDGWQQEHYPVLDPNELPVALLNEADGTPAQVSLALPGGRQLHARIWLAQVGRVPLLMLDSDVEENDLGERGVTDRLYGGGSEHRLLQEMLLGIGGVRAVRTYCRLTGHAGPEVFHTNEGHAGFLGLERIAELCDQGLDFDAGLEAVRAGTVFTTHTPVPAGIDRFDRELVARHFGPDAELPRMDVGRILALGMETYPGGEPNLFNMAVMGLRLAQRANGVSLLHGQVSREMFSGLWPGFDPEEVPITSVTNGVHAPTWVAPEVFRLGARQIGAQRTEDALTVGGSDRWDAVADIPDQDIWELRRVLREQLVTEVRERLRASWRQRGAGTAELGWIDGVLDPDVLTIGFARRVPSYKRLTLMLRDRDRLMDLLLHPEHPIQIVVAGKAHPADDGGKRLVQELVRFADDPRVRHRIVFLPDYGMAMAQKLYPGCDIWLNNPLRPLEACGTSGMKAALNGCLNLSVLDGWWDEWFQPDFGWSIPTADGAGTDPDRRDDIEADALYELLEQRVTPRFYEQGRGGLPDRWIEMVRQTLTLLGPKVLAGRMVREYVERLYAPAAHAHRTLAPDTARELAQWKSRVRAQWHGVTVDHVETTVTTTTAELGTTLGIRVRVGLGALSPDDVEIQAVSGRVDEQDRIADAATVPLKSVGGPDAEGRWVYEGPLSLDRTGPFGYTVRILPAHRLLASGAELGLVVVPSEDGVEGAGVLMR from the coding sequence GTGAAGGCTATCCGTCGATTCACCGTCCGACCTGTACTCCCCGAGGTCCTGCGGCCGTTGAGCGATCTGGCGCGCAATCTGCGCTGGTCCTGGCACGCGGAGACCCGCGACCTCTTCCAGTCCGTCGATCCCGAACACTGGGCCGCGTCGGGCGGTGATCCCGTACGGCTGCTCGGCAGTGTCGGCCCCGTACGGCTCGCCGAACTCGCCGGGGACGGGGACTTCCTGCGCCGGCTCACAGCCGTCGCCGACGACCTCGACGACTACGTCACCGGTGAGCGCTGGTACCAGGCCCACACCGGTGAACTACCGGCCGCCGTCGCCTACTTCTCACCGGAGTTCGGCGTCACCGCCGCCCTGCCGCAGTACTCAGGCGGCCTGGGAATCCTGGCGGGCGACCACCTGAAAGCGGCCAGTGACCTGGGCGTACCGCTGATCGGGGTCGGCCTGCTGTACCGCCACGGGTACTTCCGCCAGTCCCTGTCCCGGGACGGCTGGCAGCAGGAGCACTACCCCGTCCTGGACCCCAACGAGCTGCCGGTGGCCCTGCTGAACGAGGCCGACGGCACCCCGGCACAGGTGTCGCTGGCCCTGCCCGGCGGCAGGCAGCTGCACGCCCGGATCTGGCTCGCCCAGGTCGGCCGGGTTCCCCTGCTGATGCTGGACTCCGACGTCGAGGAGAACGACCTCGGCGAACGCGGGGTGACCGACCGGCTCTACGGCGGCGGCAGCGAACACCGGCTGCTCCAGGAGATGCTGCTCGGCATAGGGGGCGTCCGCGCCGTACGGACGTACTGCCGTCTGACCGGCCACGCAGGCCCCGAGGTCTTCCACACCAACGAGGGACACGCCGGCTTCCTCGGCCTGGAGCGGATCGCCGAACTCTGCGACCAGGGCCTCGACTTCGACGCGGGTCTGGAGGCGGTCCGGGCCGGGACCGTCTTCACCACGCACACCCCCGTCCCGGCCGGCATCGACCGCTTCGACCGCGAGCTGGTCGCCCGGCACTTCGGCCCCGACGCCGAACTCCCGCGCATGGACGTGGGACGGATCCTGGCGTTGGGCATGGAGACCTACCCGGGCGGCGAACCCAACCTCTTCAACATGGCTGTCATGGGCCTGCGGCTCGCCCAGCGCGCCAACGGCGTCTCCCTGTTGCACGGGCAGGTCAGCCGGGAGATGTTCTCCGGGCTCTGGCCGGGCTTCGACCCCGAGGAGGTGCCGATCACCTCCGTCACGAACGGGGTGCACGCCCCGACCTGGGTCGCCCCCGAGGTGTTCCGGCTCGGCGCCCGGCAGATCGGCGCCCAGCGCACCGAGGACGCGCTGACCGTCGGCGGCTCGGACCGCTGGGACGCCGTCGCCGACATCCCCGACCAGGACATCTGGGAGCTGCGCCGGGTGCTGCGCGAGCAGCTGGTGACGGAGGTCCGGGAGCGGCTGCGGGCATCGTGGCGGCAACGCGGTGCCGGTACGGCGGAGCTGGGCTGGATCGACGGGGTGCTGGACCCCGACGTCCTCACCATCGGATTCGCGCGCCGCGTCCCCTCGTACAAGCGGCTGACGCTGATGCTGCGGGACCGCGACCGTCTCATGGACCTGCTTCTGCACCCCGAACACCCGATCCAGATCGTGGTGGCGGGCAAGGCGCACCCGGCGGACGACGGCGGAAAACGCCTGGTCCAGGAGCTGGTCCGGTTTGCCGACGACCCGCGCGTGAGGCACCGGATCGTCTTCCTGCCCGACTACGGCATGGCGATGGCGCAGAAGCTGTACCCCGGCTGCGACATCTGGCTCAACAACCCGCTGCGGCCGCTGGAGGCCTGCGGCACCTCGGGCATGAAGGCGGCACTGAACGGCTGCCTGAACCTGTCCGTCCTGGACGGCTGGTGGGACGAGTGGTTCCAGCCGGACTTCGGCTGGTCGATCCCCACGGCGGACGGCGCGGGGACCGACCCCGACCGCCGTGACGACATCGAGGCCGACGCCCTCTACGAGCTGCTCGAACAGCGGGTGACCCCGCGCTTCTACGAGCAGGGTCGGGGCGGCCTGCCCGACCGCTGGATCGAGATGGTCCGCCAGACGCTGACCCTGCTGGGCCCGAAGGTCCTGGCGGGCCGCATGGTCCGCGAGTACGTCGAACGCCTCTACGCCCCCGCCGCCCATGCCCACCGCACGCTGGCCCCGGACACCGCGCGCGAACTCGCGCAGTGGAAGTCGAGGGTGCGGGCGCAGTGGCACGGTGTGACGGTCGACCACGTCGAGACGACGGTCACCACGACCACGGCCGAGCTCGGCACCACGCTCGGAATCCGGGTCCGCGTGGGTCTGGGCGCCCTGAGCCCGGACGACGTGGAGATCCAGGCGGTGTCCGGCCGGGTGGACGAGCAGGACCGCATCGCGGACGCGGCGACGGTCCCGCTGAAGTCGGTCGGCGGCCCGGACGCGGAGGGCCGGTGGGTGTACGAGGGCCCGCTGTCCCTGGACCGCACGGGCCCCTTCGGCTACACGGTCCGTATCCTGCCCGCGCACCGACTGCTCGCGTCGGGCGCGGAGCTGGGGCTGGTGGTGGTGCCTTCGGAGGACGGGGTCGAGGGGGCGGGGGTGCTGATGCGGTGA
- a CDS encoding DUF1990 family protein, translating to MSFTYDDIGATRQNGFCPPGFHPLHVRTRIGEGHDVFRKASEAVLTWEMHRALGVGIDATADRAAPDVDVTVTLAGVIKAPCRVVWTVEEHRRAGWAYGTLAGHPECGEESFVVDRTGDGTVWLTVSAFSRGAKWYSRAGGPATRGLQHAYARKCGAVLRRLCGGEDAG from the coding sequence ATGTCCTTCACGTACGACGACATCGGCGCGACCCGGCAAAACGGTTTCTGCCCGCCCGGCTTCCACCCCCTGCACGTCCGCACGCGCATAGGCGAGGGCCACGACGTCTTCCGGAAGGCCTCCGAGGCGGTCCTGACCTGGGAGATGCACCGCGCCCTCGGCGTCGGGATAGACGCCACCGCGGACCGTGCGGCTCCCGACGTGGACGTCACGGTCACCCTCGCGGGCGTCATCAAGGCCCCCTGCCGAGTGGTCTGGACGGTCGAGGAACATCGCCGCGCGGGCTGGGCCTACGGCACGCTGGCCGGCCACCCGGAGTGCGGCGAGGAGTCCTTCGTCGTCGACCGCACCGGCGACGGCACGGTCTGGCTGACGGTGTCGGCGTTCAGCAGGGGCGCCAAGTGGTACTCCAGGGCGGGCGGCCCGGCGACCCGAGGCCTGCAGCACGCGTACGCGCGAAAGTGCGGGGCGGTGCTGCGGCGGCTGTGCGGCGGGGAGGACGCGGGCTGA